Proteins encoded within one genomic window of Xiphophorus maculatus strain JP 163 A chromosome 11, X_maculatus-5.0-male, whole genome shotgun sequence:
- the LOC102219333 gene encoding exocyst complex component 3-like, translating to MPILKKLPGRSKSCHEFPRVNGELILPRLDLDLRDLNDLNELKELKDLKDLNKNLNPFEDVELDEDEKNGGDTGLFMGEVRGNLQLRSCRDGEEEENEVNAEKHGAGNPKAKPLRGTLERICGVSPLKTLGKLGKGLRISGRHVWGNSFPHYNHGDSNTLPAEKEKKKGLRRGSEGIMTLLRFTGRRKEERRESLPCGDLCTECEAEGSRRPSFLRISLGKLKRESMSDKASQEADEEEVEEEPVIKTREPLSVLEILQLVNHRDLLLADTHILELERECELLSLLPATTASTPTSTLGPSTPPISHLLSSSSFDEALSSNATLDSSRRKAKDVELLYEALQKEMWDVVRESLRQPSAGPNLGLVVLVIQQEEHADAAWALREESKTERVSPNIQPSQRPRRLKTKWRQAVAEAADWSLPHQVDTQAGQLASYLERLRSRMVDDLDAARRNAVSIYPEEFAAFQVYVESYHQAIAKRLRTITSGPLQITDVYSLLDWFYNIYNRDVLGTIGTSTAIHYSTLEPILPQQTVDRLEEDCISIVRDKVTTELIQVLDDEERRWAQTLHIEEYQSNLARSVIQRLKVDLDRSTSVSQFLGARVARCCLIGLADFLYNFQRKVEMFHDTQAEFGDRGDGYVSKTIALVNCCPPLRNFVERCRQCDPQGSEESAQRASSSLDRVVNLSVRVLTGRLFENIRPFFDKLMKRKWLNNTEAFEAIEASTKQHFKKFKRMDPPPYQTLVGEVHRRILVEYVRAIMRGRIICTSSKMRKRMAFRLQDEAKQLKGLFRDLESNASWLDSIISHLADIILLEDTPSIQMEVAVLVKEFPDIRKKHVSTLLNVRGMTRQAERQEILNVVKDFECSSALISRERALFADIPITSEVHCISLGLLRLAMTVSNWFSEHRPRRRHRMSARHATPQAAETAGDANKLHREE from the exons ATGCCTATTCTAAAAAAGCTCCCAGGAAGATCCAAGAGCTGTCATGAGTTCCCTAGAGTAAACGGTGAACTGATCCTGCCTCGGCTGGACTTGGACCTGAGGGACCTGAATGATCTCAACGAGCTGAAGGAACTAAAGGACCTGAAGGACCTGAACAAGAACCTCAACCCCTTTGAGGATGTGGAGTTGGACGAGGACGAGAAGAATGGGGGCGACACGGGCCTCTTCATGGGGGAAGTCAGGGGGAACCTCCAGCTGAGGTCCTGCCGGGatggagaagaggaagagaacGAAGTGAACGCAGAGAAGCACGGGGCAGGGAACCCCAAAGCGAAGCCGCTCCGGGGGACTCTGGAGCGGATCTGTGGAGTGTCACCCCTCAAAACCCTTGGAAAACTGGGGAAGGGTCTTCGCATATCAGGACGACATGTGTGGGGGAACAGCTTTCCCCACTACAACCATGGAGACTCAAATACACTCCCAgcagagaaggagaagaagaaagggcTGCGAAGAGGCTCGGAGGGGATTATGACCCTACTTCG CTTCACAGGTCGCCGAAAGGAGGAGCGCAGGGAAAGCCTGCCCTGTGGGGACCTGTGCACAGAGTGCGAGGCAGAGGGATCCAGGCGACCCTCGTTTCTTAGGATCAGCTTGGGCAAGCTCAAGAGGGAATCCATGTCGGACAAGGCTTCCCAAGAGGCCGACGAGGAGGAGGTAGAGGAGGAACCGGTGATCAAAACCAGAGAGCCCCTGTCAG TTCTGGAGATTCTACAATTAGTCAACCACAGAGACCTTCTCTTGGCTGACACACACATTCTGGAGTTGGAACGAGAGTGTGAGCTCCTGTCTTTGCTGCCAGCCACAACTGCATCCACCCCTACTTCTACCTTAGGTCCCAGCACCCCACCTATTAGCCATCTTTTGTCATCTTCATCATTTGACGAGGCTCTCAGCTCTAATGCAACGCTAGACTCTAGCAGGAGGAAGGCTAAGGATGTGGAGCTCTTGTACGAAGCATTGCAGAAGGAGATGTGGGACGTGGTGAGAGAGTCGCTCCGCCAACCCAGTGCTGGCCCTAACCTTGGCCTAGTGGTGCTAGTGATCCAACAGGAGGAGCATGCCGATGCTGCCTGGGCTCTGAGAGAGGAGTCCAAGACAGAGCGAGTGAGTCCCAACATCCAACCCAGCCAGCGCCCTCGGCGGCTGAAGACCAAGTGGAGGCAGGCGGTAGCAGAAGCTGCGGACTGGAGCCTGCCTCACCAGGTAGACACTCAGGCAGGCCAGCTAGCCTCGTATCTGGAGCGTCTGAGGAGCCGGATGGTGGACGACCTGGACGCGGCCAGGAGAAACGCTGTGTCCATTTACCCAGAGGAATTTGCAGCCTTCCAGGTGTATGTGGAAAGTTACCATCAGGCCATCGCCAAACGTCTCCGGACCATCACCAGTGGGCCGCTGCAGATCACAGATGTGTACTCACTGTTAGACTGGTTTTACAACATCTACAACAG GGATGTCTTAGGAACCATTGGCACCAGTACAGCCATACACTACTCTACACTGGAGCCTATTCTTCCTCAACAGACAGTGGACAGGCTGGAGGAAGACTGCATCAGTATAGTCAGG gaTAAAGTGACAACAGAGCTGATCCAGGTTCTGGATGATGAGGAGAGGCGATGGGCCCAGACTCTACATATAGAGGAGTATCAGTCAAACCTGGCGCGCTCAGTGATCCAG AGGCTGAAGGTGGATTTGGATAGATCCACATCTGTGAGCCAGTTTTTAGGTGCAAGAGTTGCCCGCTGTTGTCTTATTGGGCTTGCTGACTTCCTCTACAA CTTCCAGAGGAAGGTGGAGATGTTTCACGACACACAGGCAGAGTTTGGAGACAGAGGGGACGGATACGTGTCCAAGACCATAGCGCTGGTCAACTGCTGCCCTCCCCTGAG GAACTTCGTGGAGCGTTGCAGGCAGTGCGACCCACAGGGCAGCGAAGAGTCAGCCCAGAGAGCCAGCTCTTCCCTGGACAGAGTCGTCAACCTGTCAGTGCGGGTTCTGACGGGAAGACTGTTTGAGAACATCAGG CCTTTCTTCGACAAACTGATGAAGAGGAAATGGCTGAACAACACCGAAGCCTTTGAAGCCATTGAAGCCAGCACTAAACAGCACttcaaaaagttcaaaaggATGGATCCTCCTCCGTATCAG ACACTGGTGGGTGAGGTGCATAGACGGATCCTGGTGGAGTACGTCCGGGCCATTATGCGAGGACGGATCATTTGCACCTCCTCCAAGATGAGAAAGAGGATGGCTTTTCGACTACAAGACGAGGCCAAGCAGTTGAAAGGCCTCTTTAGAGATCTG GAGTCAAATGCATCTTGGTTGGACAGCATCATCTCCCACCTAGCTGACATCATCCTCCTGGAAGACACTCCCTCCATCCAGATGGAGGTGGCTGTCCTGGTGAAGGAGTTCCCCGATATAAG GAAGAAGCACGTCTCCACCCTGCTGAATGTGAGGGGGATGACACGACAGGCGGAGCGGCAGGAGATCCTTAACGTTGTCAAAGACTTCGAATGCAGCAGCGCCCTCATCTCACGGGAGCGCGCTCTCTTTGCCGACATCCCCATCACGTCGGAGGTGCACTGCATCAGCCTGGGTCTCCTGCGCCTCGCCATGACCGTGTCCAACTGGTTCTCGGAGCACCGGCCACGGCGCAGGCACAGGATGAGCGCCCGGCATGCCACACCTCAAGCAGCTGAGACAGCAGGAGACGCAAACAAGCTTCATAGAGAAGAGTAG